The Vitis vinifera cultivar Pinot Noir 40024 chromosome 8, ASM3070453v1 genome segment tttatcttattaagaatataaataaaagttttttttaaaaaaaaaaaatcttatcaagtgaaaatattttacttccttatcaattttaaagtttatttggaaaaaattaattcacatatatttatttcatgtattttttttttcgtacaaaaagaaatatggattaaaatgaattattattGGAATCTTTACATATAGTATGTAACAATTGGTGTCCAAATATTGGGGTGAACCAGAAAAGTTTAGGTAGAGCTGAATGTTAAGTGTTGACTATAATATAGATATTGTTTGTCATGAACCCAAAAAAGTCATTacgattttaaaataagatcaTACGATTAAGAGAAACTAAAAGTAATATAATGttataaacttttttctttattccacGTAGAATATCAATacatagaaaactaaaatataaatttaaacttaataaatattttcttaaatattttttgaaacttaattttccTCTCCCCTCTTCTATTAGAATTATAGAGTATTTAAAAGTATATAACCAGCTATTTGGAATTGTtcttgagaacaattttctattctccaaaacaaaaaaatattgaaaacacatttgataattaaaaattattttttacttttcatttttaagaatataaaatatttttaaatgttttatgttgttttcatttattttttgaggattattttaagaaataattatacaaacatgtagaataattaaaaataaaatactaaatataaaaattatttttaaaacatatttaaagatattaaaaacatgttaaaaacattttaggtttttagacatatttttattttataaaaattagagaacaattttcaaaaattattctaaaaggTTATCttccaaaattgtttttgaaaacagaccctaaaaattttaaataatttttcgtATATTTAATCCTGtaaaataaaaccctaatccAGCAAAATGGCACATAGTGGCCATggaattttcttaattttgacccaaaatagtatattgaaaaaaaaattcaaaaaaaaaatttgtttccaaaataaTGTCTAATTTAATACGCTTGAGTCACATAAGTTGTCAtatcataaaaccgtagttggtgattatgattttgtttttctaaaatgGTTAGAAACTGTAGTCACCAAtcacggttttaactttaaatttaaagttgcaGTTAGTGACTATGGTtttgaattctttaaaaaatggtcaaagtcgtagtcactttaactttatatatatatatatatatatatatatatatatatatatatatatatatataactttaattttttaaaataaaaatatgatattattttgattttaaataaacttattttattatttaaaaaataataatatatgaaattaaataattgatatttttaatttgatgtaaaatatatttttttaaattttattaaaacaataggcactatatttaatataaatatatttagttaattatatttaaatataaataaaatataataaattatgaaagcctattaaaaaaacaaataatataaattattatattaattaataattttttatatactatatatAAGTGGTATGTGATATCACGTGTATAtaagttcaaattttaatttaagttcatAATATCATATtgatatgataataatttatttatatatttaaataaaaatatgataaattttaaacttaaattaaacttttatatatatatatatatatatatatatatatatatatatatatatatatatatatatatatatatatatatgtgtgatattatataccacttatatataatatataaaaaattattaattaatataataatttatattatttgtttttttttctaaataggcttttataatttatttatttattttaaataaatataatttattatattttatttatgtttaatttcaattaactaattacatttatattaaatatagtaccaattgttttaataaaattttaaaaatatatttttatatcaaattaaaaatatcaattatttaatatcatatattattatttttttaaataatgagataagtttatttaaaatcaaaataatataatatttttattttaaaataattaaaattatatatatatataaaattaaagtttaaaCTATAGTTGGTAACTATGATTTCTAatcgtttttaaaaaataaaatgtagtCAACAATTACTAGTATGATAACTTATATGATATAGATGCACTAGATTGagtattattttgaaaacaagtttattttttggattttatttttcaatgtatTATTTTGGGTTAAAACTCGAATTTTCCAGGAAAACAAATAtagtacaaataaaaattaacgctttatttatttaaacaagCGGATGTCAGcaatgacttaaaaaaaataaataaaagaaattgtggCCGTAATACTTGTCGGGACACTTCCACATGAGAGTCGGTATCTGTCGCAACATTAATATTCAACAcgacaaaaatattaaatttccaTCGCCTTCTCAATAACTTATCTTTacgtatttatttatttatgtagtATTATCCATCCAAGGTTTCTTGTGCACCGAACACCCGCAGAGAGAAAGACAGCCAGAGAACCCAGAAGAAGAGGAGAGTCGGTGTCCATTTGGATTCTGATTGACAATCCTGTAAGTCCAtccctcatatatatatatatatatcttctctcctttatttttatttatttttcatatatatataaataactctttgaaaaaatatagaaaaaagggtatttattttttaaagggaatattctaatattaatatttcttgttCTATATGGAAGTATCTTTAAATGTAAATGTTGTTAAGTggttacttttcttttttttttttttttttttcttttaatttttaaattattcagtCTACTTCATGATTCAAAATTtaaggttttgatttttttttcttttaataagatattaaggttttgaaaaattatatcacattaaAGATGATTTCGATGTTTTTGAGAGAATCTTCTTGGAAAAACACTACAAGtggttttttttctaatttttttaaaaatattaaagtttttttttcaaatatttgatttttcttttaaaaaacgCTTTTTATGGTATAAGTGTTTTCCAAAtaatgaaaagtgaaaaatgaaattctcatgattatttttaattttaatatattaaatttgtaagtttattttaaaaataaaactaattatattaccaaataattattttacaataaatttataacaaaaatgataatatggCAATGACacataagaaatgaaaatatttgtccaaaaagtaaacaaaaattatgatttgtatatcacatttttttttccaaaaaagttttttgactttttgttttttagtcaataaaaaaatcatgattttttttagtcaATATATAACcttttatggataaaaaattatttggtaaatataaaatattgtatttggtATATATAACCTTTTatggataaaatattatttggtaaatataaaatattgtataaataaccaataattaattaacttatAGATATCATCTAGAAATCCCTAatataaaaccctaaaaccataaCTTCAACAAAAGGAAATAGggaaattaggaaaaaaaaaatttctaacttTATAATCTTATTAAACTTTTAGATAAAGaatgaataatttaaaagaaatataagtttaaaataattttattatattttattttttatttttcattataattaaataaataaaaaactagactatctttatttatatatatatatatatatatatatatatatatatatatatatatatatatattctagtcattataaaaattacaataattagTCTATTTTAATACTTTGGATTAAAAAGTATAAATGTTAGTTGTAATTTTTCAAAGTTTAGGGTTTGTTTaggaactattttttagaataattttatgttcttcaaaataaaaaacacagaaaatatgtttgataattaaatttttttttttttaatttttattattaaaaattgaaagtaaagtatttttagaaaatattttttattatttttatttgttttctaaggattgttttataaaataattatacaaatatgtaaaataattaaaaataaaatactaaatataaaaattatttttaaaatattaaaattaggttaaaaatattttagattttcaaacaaacttttgttttataaaaatcagaaaataatttttaatttttttaaaaaaaaaactattttcagaattgtttttgaaaatagttacagAACATAtcctaattatattttatttttcttttttaatttttatatttaattttctatcttctcattatttatttattttttaaattcacataCCCAACtaatgttattaaaaatttaaataaaaaatatacaatgaGAAAAACCCAAGCCCCTATTTAgtaggaaaaatgaaaatttaaaaataaagtaaacaactacaagaaaaaaaaaaaagatggcacggattaaaaatgtttttaaaaataaaaccaaacatatttcttctattttgaaaaaatattccAAACCTTAGCCTCTGGGAacgcattattattatttctttaaataaaaatatttctaaaaatattattcccatttttattattaaaaacttaaGGACAATGAAAAATTCTCTTgtctaatttatatatatatatatatatatatatatatatttcctactatataaagaaaaacatattttatttttcttgatatctATAATGATAATTGGACAAGAGATTTTGTCCACAGCTGTATAACCCACAAATCCCAGGTGTCATACacatctttccatttttttatattcatattcgGGTTGGTAAAAAAGTAAGCCATGGTCATTCAGAGAAGCACTATGTTTTGTTTGGTAGTCAAGAAAAGGCAAAagtcaataaattttatattaccccttaatttgaattaaaaataataatattttcttatatgaTATACATTCCAAACATTCATGTTATAACAAAAggtaatttgaagaaaaatattaaattattgtacTCTATCTCAGCACGGCATTTACCTTTTTTACATGTACTAGTGTCAAGAAAGAGAACACTACATCTGTCGAGATAGAATATAAGAGTTTTATTTCACCATTGTTGTATGCTGTAGGAGGGTTTTCGGGCAACCGAAATGGAGGGAGAGATGAAGAAGAAGCTGCTGAACAAGGAGGACAAACCAGGAGGAGAAGtggaagttgaagaagaagggCAGCAGCAGATCAAGGAGAAGGTTTGGGGAGAGACAAAGAGGCTTTGGATTGTTGCAGGGCCCGCTATCTTCACTAGATTTTCGACGTTCGGCATAAACATCATCAGCCAGGCGTTCATCGGCCATATCGGCCCGACTGAGCTTGCTGCATATGCCCTTGTTATCACTGTCCTCTTGAGGTTTGCTAATGGCATCCTGGTAATGTTTCTCACaccaaaaaaaaaggattatttGCATTTGTTCGCCTCTCTCCCCTATCTCTTTATATCTCTCCATCTGCAGTATTGAACCCAAATTTTTCGGAAATCAAGGAATGTGAGATAAAGAAGGATGAGATATTGATATGGttgtagaaaatgaaaatatactTCCTATTTTtagtaatatttaataaaaaatatagtaatagaATAATTCGAGAAATTTTAATGTAACCAACTATATTAAATAGGTTCTTCCAAGTTCGTACATAATTCCCTGTTCCCTTCACTTTCTccaacatttttctttccttcttttgatGGGAGGAATCCCACCAGGACAGCTTTTGAGATGTGTTATTGCATCCCAATGATGGGCCCAAACCTAAAAGCACACAATAGGAAACAAGTTTCCCACCTTGTGAAAAACATTCTCTCGTTTGCCTCTTTAACCCTTTCACAtcatttttgtgattttttgttctcaactgtttcaaataaaaaatagtatttgtTTCCATTATTTGTCAGTGAATTCTCATTTTTGTTGGGAACTTGTAGTGCATGGTAATTTTCTATACTCATGAAGACGagggaaaatgggaaaaaaattgtagaagggcagaacaaacaaaataaaagacaaattgATTCTAATAAATTGATTCTTCGGGGTTGTTATGCTAATTACTAAACTTGTTAAAGAGATGGAATAGACCCAAGGTATATCTTTTTTATTAGAGGTTCAATCACAAGAATTAGGCTAGGATACATTATGGGAAAACAAAACTTCCTTCAAGGAGAAGTAAATGAAAGACTTTCATAAAAATTCTCATAGAATCAAGAAGAAGAACCCCAAGGACCTTCTTTCCCTGGTTAAAGGAACTACTCACAGTGATCAGCCATAAGTGCTAGAACCAAAAAGCACAAGAAGAGTAGCTGAAAACATTACTAATAGCTGAAATAAATGAGATTCAAGCTTACTAATAGTGAAGAACTGGACCAAATGTAAAGTTACTGCTGAAAAATAGCTTGGTTGGATGACGAGTTTAATCTACGAAAAATTCATCCATCTTTTCAGTGTAATCTGATAAGCTTTTACAGTCTGTTATGGAGTCTGAATGGTACAAGTTCTCAAGCTTTAATCTTCATTTTGAATGTGTAGTTGGGCATGGCGAGTGCCTTGGAAACTCTATGTGGACAATCCTATGGTGCAAAGCAGTATCAAATGCTAGGCATATATCTTCAAAGATCATGGCTAGTCTTGGGCGTAACATCACTCTTTCTTCTCCCAGTGTTCATTTTCACCACCCCGATTTTGAAGGCTTTAGGCCAGGAAGAGGAGATTGCAGAAGTTGCTGGATACGTTTCTCTGTGGCTAATCCCGGCTATGTTTGCCTTCATTGTGTCCTTCACCTGCCAATTTTACCTACAAGCGCAGAGCAAGAACATGATAATAGCCTATTTGGCAGCATTTTCCCTCACTATCCATGTGTTTCTCTCCTGGCTTTTAGTAGTAAAGTACCAGCTTGGACTCCCTGGTGCATTGTTGTCCACAGTCCTGGCGTATTGGATCCCGAATATCGGTCAACTCATGTTTATTTTGTGTGGAGGATGTCCTGAAACTTGGAAGGGTTTCTCATCCTTGGCTTTCAAGGATCTCTGCCCTATAATCAAGCTTTCCCTATCATCTGGTGTCATGGTCTGGTAAGGCCTTTTCAGTTGTTTTGTTGATTAGTTTTCGGGAAATTGCTTTCACAAGTAGAGTTGTTAAGGTTATGTTTTGGTTTtagaaagtactaaggaaagaaaaaaaatattaagaaaaataatttttttatatttggttgtgCAATGCAAAATaccgaaaaaatcaaatataattaaaattagttaaaaacttatctattttcaaactttttctttcattttacttttcttttctattttatttctcgtcaaactttttctttcattttacttttcttttctattttatttctcgggaaccaaatataacttaaaagaaaatggtaaatgaatgagaaaggaaaacaaaaggtttgAACCTAATGAATATTTCCTCGATCATTCTCAACTTTATTCCTCTAGAAATACGTCTTCAAATAAGcattattatatttcttttcttttctgttttccATGATAAACCTAATAAGAGAAACGCTTTTCGGGATCAAGTATAGCATTAAGATTTTGAGGTAGTTAGTAACTTAACATGGTGGTAGACAATGATCTGTTTTAAACATTATGATTTTGTTGTGAAGTATTAGTCCAATTGAGTacattgttttataaaaatgtgGAAACCTGATTTTACACATATATATGTGCTGCCATTGACAGTCTTGAGCTATGGTACAACACAGTGTTGATTCTACTAACAGGAAACCTGAAAAATGCCCGAGTTGCCATAGATGCTCTGTCTATCTGGTAATTTGCTTAATCTCCCCTTTGGTTGCCGGGTTTCTCTTCGCTCCTTCGCATTCATTTCTATCTTCACAACCTTGTTGAACTGGTTCAACCATACTCTTATTTGCAGCATTAACATCAATGGTTGGGAAATGATGATCTCTCTTGGTTTCATGGCGGCCGCAAGGTATACTTACTGTTGAATTGCCCCCGTCTCATAAACATATAGCTTGAAAATTTTATGCAGGTGTATTAACCAAGTCCTGTACTATATTTTGGTCGGAAAATTTTCAGTGTTCGCATCTCAAATGAGCTTGGAAGGGGGAGCTCAAAAGCTGCAAAGTTTTCAATTGTGACGACAGTGATTACATCCTTCTCTATAGGATTTGTACTATTTATATTCTTCCTCTTCTTGAGGGGACGCCTCGCATACATTTTTACAGATAGTCAAGACGTTGCTAAGGCGGTAGCAGATCTGTCTCCTCTATTGGCTTGCTCCATTCTTTTGAACAGTGTTCAACCAGTTCTCTCCGGTAAATTCTTTATCTCTTTTAGTGTATAAAAGATGCCGTGAAAGGATAATTTGGATGTGAACCATTGTAGATGTATAATATCTTGACAGGAGTTGCTGTTGGGGCTGGCTGGCAAAGCATTGTAGCATATGTTAACATAGCAAGTTATTACCTAATAGGAATACCTATTGGAGCTGTGCTCGGTTATATCCTCCATCTTCAAGTTAAAGTGAGTTATCCatcttctctttatttttcatgCTAGATTTGTAGTGATCCATATGTAGAAAGTTTGTAGAGGAatagtatatatataggttatgtttggtttccttgaaaatttgagagataatgtgagagaaaatagaaaagaaaaaaaaaaggagagaaaatgggaatgaaaataaaaaatagatttaaagttaataaattatttttatatgtttttctaaacttgttttacttattttcccCCATTATATaagtattaaataatttaaaaacatataaattactaactaattttaattatatttgatttattttttatatttttcacaataaagccaaatatgataaaataatttttcttaacatttttcttctttactaaatattttctgagaaccaaacatagtcttgtAGAAAGTTTCTAGAGGAATCATCAAATTCTCCCATTATATATGTTTCAAAGAAGTTAGGAAATTGACCAATGATGTATATTAagtcaacattttttttttcaaaactacaCATGTTCTCGAGATTATGTCTTCTagatttatctttttaaagttaaataatttgGATTGGCTTCTAAGAAGTTACAAACTTGTTTTCAACATTAGTAAAAGCTTTTAGACCTATTTaggttattttgttaaaataatttataattcaaAAAGAGCCAAACATGGAATTCAAATAAATCTTATATATgggtaaaaatcatttttataataatattattgttcTTTAAGAATTATGACTTGATTTTAACCTCCACTTTCATTTTTGTTAAGGAAAcatgatatgcatattgaacCAAAATCTTACAAgttttaagtttttaggaaaattggtagttcagcATAGTATTAGAACTTAGTGGGAGGTCTCGAGTTTAATCCTCCTCTTTAGAATTACTGTTTATgtttcaatttgataatttgaaaACACTTAGCCTAGTTCTCATGCTCTTGTACTAAAATAGTCTATGATCTATATGTCATATGATCTTCAATTTTCCATTATAGAATTGTAGTTACTAGAACAAATTAAGATGTGAGTTGTTACTTCACTAAACTATATTTCCTTTCAATGGGTGTGTCATGTAGGGTGTTTGGATTGGAATGTTGATTGGAACATTTCTTCAAACTGTTGTGCTTGTTATAATCACGTATAGAACGGATTGGGAAAAACAGgtacttgttttttctttttttcttttttgccaaaatttttcattaaatgtATAGAATCATAAAGCTTGTGTCTTGACATATTTGTA includes the following:
- the LOC100244992 gene encoding protein DETOXIFICATION 21, which translates into the protein MEGEMKKKLLNKEDKPGGEVEVEEEGQQQIKEKVWGETKRLWIVAGPAIFTRFSTFGINIISQAFIGHIGPTELAAYALVITVLLRFANGILLGMASALETLCGQSYGAKQYQMLGIYLQRSWLVLGVTSLFLLPVFIFTTPILKALGQEEEIAEVAGYVSLWLIPAMFAFIVSFTCQFYLQAQSKNMIIAYLAAFSLTIHVFLSWLLVVKYQLGLPGALLSTVLAYWIPNIGQLMFILCGGCPETWKGFSSLAFKDLCPIIKLSLSSGVMVCLELWYNTVLILLTGNLKNARVAIDALSICININGWEMMISLGFMAAASVRISNELGRGSSKAAKFSIVTTVITSFSIGFVLFIFFLFLRGRLAYIFTDSQDVAKAVADLSPLLACSILLNSVQPVLSGVAVGAGWQSIVAYVNIASYYLIGIPIGAVLGYILHLQVKGVWIGMLIGTFLQTVVLVIITYRTDWEKQVSIARARISKWTVKDFSDAGANAQDA